One part of the Oceanihabitans sp. IOP_32 genome encodes these proteins:
- a CDS encoding carboxymuconolactone decarboxylase family protein gives MSDIVNEFNEYRQRMNDKILADNNKVIKRIFNLDTNAFAEGALDVKTKELLGLVASMVLRCDDCVKYHLETCYKEGIPKEQVVESLSIANLIGGTIVIPHLRRAYEFWEALEAQNK, from the coding sequence ATGTCTGATATCGTAAACGAATTTAATGAGTATCGCCAGAGAATGAACGACAAAATTCTTGCCGATAACAATAAAGTAATAAAACGTATTTTTAATTTAGATACCAACGCTTTCGCGGAAGGTGCTTTAGATGTTAAAACCAAAGAGCTTTTAGGCTTGGTAGCCTCAATGGTATTGCGCTGCGACGATTGTGTTAAATATCACCTCGAAACCTGTTATAAAGAAGGCATACCAAAAGAGCAAGTTGTAGAATCTTTAAGTATTGCCAATTTAATTGGCGGTACCATTGTTATACCACATTTACGTCGTGCTTACGAGTTTTGGGAGGCCTTAGAAGCTCAAAACAAGTAA
- the tatC gene encoding twin-arginine translocase subunit TatC: protein MAKKNINEMSFLDHLEDLRWHLIRICLAVIIVATVVFIFSRFVFDSIIFAPLDMGFPTYDLLCRAGNFIGVETTFCAEEMPMILQNRTMAGQFSADIWTAILGGFIISFPYVVYQLWKFISPGLHDNERKYSRGFIVVSSLLFFVGILFGYYIVTPLSLNFLANYSISTVVDNQIDISSYIALVRSSALASGLIFELPIIIYFLTKVGLVTPEILKKYRKYALVIVLILSAIITPPDIASQVIVAIPILILYQVSIYISKIVIKNQKRKAKQYV, encoded by the coding sequence ATGGCAAAAAAAAACATCAATGAGATGTCTTTTTTAGATCATCTTGAGGATTTACGTTGGCACTTAATTCGCATTTGTTTGGCGGTAATTATAGTGGCTACCGTTGTGTTTATTTTTAGTCGTTTTGTTTTCGATAGCATTATTTTTGCGCCTTTAGATATGGGGTTTCCCACCTACGACCTGTTGTGTCGTGCCGGAAATTTTATTGGAGTTGAAACCACGTTTTGCGCAGAAGAAATGCCCATGATTTTACAAAACCGAACTATGGCAGGACAGTTTTCTGCCGATATTTGGACAGCCATTCTAGGCGGATTTATCATTTCATTCCCTTATGTTGTGTATCAATTATGGAAATTTATAAGTCCGGGGCTGCATGACAATGAACGTAAGTATTCTCGAGGTTTTATAGTGGTTTCCTCGTTGTTATTTTTTGTAGGTATATTATTCGGATACTACATTGTAACCCCCTTATCTCTAAATTTCTTGGCCAATTATAGTATTTCGACAGTGGTCGATAATCAAATAGATATAAGCTCTTATATCGCCTTGGTAAGATCGTCGGCTTTGGCCTCTGGTTTAATTTTTGAGTTACCTATAATAATCTATTTTTTAACTAAAGTAGGACTAGTTACCCCAGAAATATTAAAGAAATACAGAAAATACGCCTTAGTAATTGTGTTAATTTTATCGGCCATTATAACCCCACCAGATATTGCAAGTCAAGTTATTGTGGCCATTCCGATATTAATTTTGTACCAAGTAAGTATTTATATTTCTAAAATTGTAATTAAAAATCAAAAAAGAAAAGCAAAACAATATGTCTGA
- a CDS encoding SIS domain-containing protein: protein MESEAISNLANLITEDFAHAVKIIYNSKGRVIITGIGKSAIIAQKIVATLNSTGTPAIFMHAADAIHGDLGLILEDDVVICISKSGNTPEIKVLVPLIKSAKNKMIAITGNKDSFLGQQAHYVLNTFVKQEACPNNLAPTTSTTAQLVMGDALAVCLLKLRGFSSNDFAKYHPGGALGKKLYLRVHDISSVNEKPKVNLDTNIKNVIIEITEKMLGVTAVVDKDKIIGIITDGDLRRMLTKVDDFSSLTAKDIMSANPKSINADAMAVDALEVMQSNGISQLVVEENGEYAGIIHLHNLIKEGIL from the coding sequence ATGGAAAGCGAAGCCATTTCTAACTTAGCTAATCTAATAACAGAGGATTTTGCGCATGCTGTTAAAATTATTTACAACTCTAAAGGTCGTGTTATTATTACGGGTATCGGCAAAAGTGCCATTATTGCACAAAAAATTGTTGCCACTCTAAATTCCACTGGAACGCCTGCTATTTTTATGCATGCTGCCGATGCGATTCATGGCGATTTAGGCTTAATTCTAGAAGACGACGTCGTTATTTGTATCTCCAAAAGTGGAAACACACCAGAAATTAAAGTTCTAGTTCCTTTAATTAAAAGTGCTAAAAATAAAATGATTGCGATTACAGGTAATAAAGATTCCTTTTTAGGACAACAAGCCCATTATGTTTTAAACACTTTTGTGAAACAAGAAGCCTGTCCCAATAATTTAGCACCTACAACCAGTACTACTGCACAATTAGTTATGGGTGATGCCTTGGCTGTTTGTTTATTAAAATTACGCGGTTTTTCGAGTAACGACTTTGCTAAATACCATCCTGGTGGGGCTTTAGGAAAAAAACTGTATTTAAGAGTTCATGACATATCATCGGTTAACGAAAAACCAAAAGTTAATTTAGATACGAATATTAAAAATGTTATCATTGAAATTACCGAGAAAATGTTAGGGGTTACCGCCGTTGTTGATAAAGACAAGATTATAGGAATAATTACAGATGGTGATTTAAGAAGAATGCTAACTAAAGTTGATGATTTTTCTTCATTAACCGCAAAAGATATCATGAGTGCCAACCCTAAAAGTATTAATGCGGATGCCATGGCCGTTGATGCCCTAGAAGTCATGCAAAGCAATGGTATATCGCAATTGGTTGTGGAAGAAAATGGTGAGTATGCTGGCATAATTCACCTTCATAATTTAATTAAAGAAGGTATTCTGTAA
- a CDS encoding ATP-dependent DNA helicase RecQ: MSIAKSDVNSALKKYFGFSKFKGLQKDVIESIIAKNHTFVIMPTGGGKSLCYQLPALMQEGTAIVVSPLIALMKNQVDAIRGISKEEGVAHVLNSSLNKTEVKRVKEDIVNGVTKLLYVAPESLTKEENVEFLRTVKISFMAVDEAHCISEWGHDFRPEYRNLRSIIERIGENIPIIGLTATATPKVQEDIIKNLGITGAKTFKASFNRPNLYYEIKPKTKNVDVDIIRFIKQNSGKSGIVYCLSRKRVEELAQVLQVNGIKAVPYHAGLDAKTRSSHQDKFLIEDIDVVVATIAFGMGIDKPDVRFVIHHDIPKSIESYYQETGRAGRDGGEGHCLAFYTYKDIEKLEKFMSGKPVAEQEIGHALLQEVVAFAETSISRRKFILHYFGEEFDNETGEGGDMDDNVRYPKKQKEAKDNVKLLLETIKKTHEKYKSKDLVNVLIGKENALINSHKTNEQSYFGKGKSHDNKYWMALLRQVLVAGYLKKDIETYGVLKLTDSGKDFIKNPQSFLMTEDHVFEGAQEDGTVIVASKGASAIADKTLMKMLKDLQKAVAKKAGVPPYAVFQEFSLEDMALKYPITIAELSNVHGVGDGKAKKYGKDFVKLIAKYVEENEIIRPDDLIVKSTGSNSSNKLYIIQNIDRKLPLDDIASSKNMSMDDFLKEMEAIVYSGTKLNINYWVDEILDEDQQEEIHDYFMESDTDNIQEAIEEFDGDYDDEELRLYRIKFISEVAN, translated from the coding sequence ATGTCAATAGCAAAAAGCGATGTAAATTCTGCATTAAAAAAGTATTTTGGATTTAGTAAATTCAAAGGATTGCAGAAAGATGTAATTGAGAGTATTATAGCAAAGAATCACACTTTTGTTATTATGCCAACTGGAGGAGGAAAATCGTTGTGTTATCAATTACCGGCACTTATGCAAGAAGGAACTGCTATTGTGGTGTCGCCACTAATAGCTTTAATGAAAAACCAAGTGGATGCTATTCGAGGTATTTCAAAAGAAGAGGGGGTAGCGCATGTACTTAATTCTTCATTAAACAAAACCGAAGTAAAACGCGTAAAAGAAGATATTGTAAATGGGGTTACCAAATTACTTTATGTCGCTCCAGAATCGTTAACCAAAGAGGAGAATGTTGAGTTTCTAAGAACGGTAAAGATATCCTTCATGGCTGTTGATGAAGCTCATTGTATAAGCGAATGGGGTCATGATTTTAGACCAGAGTATAGAAATTTACGAAGTATAATAGAGCGTATAGGCGAAAATATTCCCATAATTGGTTTAACTGCAACAGCAACACCAAAGGTACAAGAAGATATTATTAAAAATCTTGGAATAACTGGAGCTAAAACCTTCAAGGCATCCTTTAATAGGCCTAATTTGTACTACGAAATTAAACCAAAAACAAAAAATGTCGATGTCGATATCATACGATTTATAAAACAAAATAGTGGTAAATCGGGCATTGTGTACTGTTTAAGCAGGAAGCGTGTAGAAGAGTTGGCACAAGTCTTACAGGTTAATGGTATTAAGGCCGTGCCGTATCACGCTGGATTAGATGCTAAAACAAGATCAAGCCATCAAGACAAATTCTTAATTGAAGATATCGATGTCGTGGTCGCTACCATAGCCTTTGGAATGGGTATCGATAAGCCCGATGTTCGATTTGTAATTCATCACGATATTCCTAAAAGTATCGAAAGCTATTATCAAGAAACTGGGCGTGCGGGTCGTGATGGCGGTGAAGGCCACTGCCTTGCATTTTACACCTATAAAGATATTGAAAAATTAGAAAAATTCATGTCTGGTAAACCTGTTGCCGAGCAAGAAATAGGACATGCTTTATTACAAGAAGTTGTCGCTTTCGCGGAAACATCTATCTCTCGAAGAAAATTTATTTTACACTATTTTGGTGAAGAGTTTGATAACGAAACCGGTGAGGGCGGCGATATGGACGATAATGTGCGTTATCCTAAGAAACAAAAAGAGGCTAAGGATAATGTTAAATTACTTCTAGAAACCATTAAAAAAACGCACGAAAAATATAAATCTAAAGATTTAGTAAACGTTCTTATAGGCAAAGAAAATGCATTGATAAATTCCCATAAAACCAATGAGCAAAGCTATTTTGGAAAAGGAAAAAGTCACGATAACAAATATTGGATGGCTCTATTAAGGCAAGTTTTAGTTGCTGGTTATCTTAAAAAAGATATTGAAACTTATGGGGTGCTAAAGTTAACAGATTCTGGTAAGGATTTTATTAAAAATCCGCAATCATTTTTGATGACTGAAGATCATGTTTTTGAAGGTGCTCAAGAAGATGGCACAGTGATAGTCGCTTCAAAAGGAGCGAGTGCTATTGCCGATAAGACTTTAATGAAAATGCTTAAAGATTTACAAAAGGCTGTGGCTAAAAAAGCTGGCGTACCTCCATATGCTGTTTTTCAAGAATTCTCTCTAGAAGATATGGCTTTAAAGTATCCTATTACTATTGCCGAGCTTAGTAATGTTCACGGCGTTGGAGACGGTAAAGCAAAAAAATATGGTAAAGATTTTGTTAAACTTATTGCGAAATACGTAGAAGAAAACGAGATTATCCGTCCAGACGATTTAATTGTAAAATCTACCGGAAGTAATTCTTCTAATAAGCTATACATTATACAGAATATCGATAGAAAATTACCTTTAGATGATATTGCATCGTCCAAAAATATGTCTATGGATGATTTTCTTAAAGAAATGGAAGCCATAGTATATTCTGGCACGAAACTAAATATTAATTATTGGGTTGACGAGATTCTCGACGAAGATCAACAAGAAGAGATTCATGACTATTTTATGGAATCTGATACCGATAACATTCAAGAAGCGATTGAAGAATTTGATGGCGATTATGATGATGAAGAACTGCGTTTATATCGTATTAAATTTATTAGTGAAGTAGCCAATTAG
- a CDS encoding sodium:solute symporter family transporter has product MKHFYAFLLALFTIVSIQGQDSQDSQEIFQWDSQETIPNAKGLNGAFTGIHNDVLIFAGGANFPYKPVWEGGKKVWHDSVYVLEKGKNGTEWISNLSFKLQEPLANGVSISTPNGLLCIGGDNAQGVSNTVFLLQWNKKTKTIERQDLPAMPVPLANMGGGIVGDMVYLVGGNQTKTGGATASFLSFNLSESLNRKKHTWKVLPDFPGEARLQPVVVGQGNGRSYESLYVFSGLYYNPEAQITHRMLSDVFEFDVNKNSWIKKNNVPNNNTPGLESGYIAAAPAIKSGASHIVIFGGAGGAQQHLNARVDIWTKIKNLKALKSTEAQINTAIDSLTAIEKKLVKNTAFTKTIWAYHTITDTWSKRGEIPGDSQVVANALKWGDDFIIAGGETNPGVRTNVVSKISQKPYQASFGWINYVTLIVYLLLMVMMGWYFSRKNKTTDDYFLGGGRIPWWAAGLSIYATMLSAITYLAHPAIAYAFDWQVYLGYFTILLIVPIVVSFYLPFFRKLKVTTAYEYLEKRFHISVRMFGSLSFVLFQLARMGIVVYLPALAIATVVGIDIYFAIILMGILAIVYTYMGGMEAVIWTDVVQVIVLMAGLIVGLIFISIEIGDVGYIFETAYNDGKMQMFDFRFSFTEVVTWSLFLGTFAANFAPYTTDQAVVQRYMTTSSEKEARKSIWLNGIIAIPAGLLIFTMGAFLYVYFKENPEFLTVGMKNDGIFPLFITNHLPPGIAGLVIAGIFSASMSSLDSSMHSVSTVVTVDFYKRFYPSYSEVKGLKLAKCITVFVGVLGTLIACVMAAFPVQSLFFLFQEIIGLFGSSIAGVFILGIFIKKANWKGTLIGALLSILVLAFVKYSTPINFYIYPLIAIPVCVIGGYVFSMLLPVKQNAIENLVYSKKK; this is encoded by the coding sequence ATGAAACATTTTTATGCCTTTCTTCTGGCTTTATTTACAATAGTATCAATTCAAGGTCAAGACAGTCAAGACAGTCAAGAAATATTCCAATGGGATTCTCAAGAAACCATACCAAATGCTAAAGGTTTAAATGGAGCCTTTACTGGTATTCACAACGACGTTTTAATTTTCGCAGGAGGTGCTAATTTTCCTTACAAACCAGTTTGGGAAGGTGGTAAAAAAGTTTGGCATGATTCTGTTTATGTCTTAGAGAAGGGTAAAAATGGAACGGAATGGATTTCAAATTTATCTTTTAAACTGCAGGAGCCTTTGGCTAATGGTGTATCCATTTCTACTCCAAATGGCCTGCTTTGTATAGGAGGAGATAACGCCCAAGGCGTTTCTAATACAGTGTTTTTATTGCAATGGAATAAAAAAACTAAAACCATCGAGCGTCAAGATTTGCCTGCCATGCCTGTTCCTTTAGCCAACATGGGTGGCGGTATAGTTGGTGATATGGTGTATTTAGTCGGGGGGAACCAAACTAAAACTGGTGGGGCGACTGCAAGTTTTTTATCCTTTAATTTATCAGAATCCTTAAATAGAAAAAAGCACACTTGGAAAGTACTTCCTGATTTTCCTGGTGAAGCACGTTTGCAACCAGTTGTAGTGGGCCAAGGTAATGGTAGAAGTTACGAATCTTTATATGTTTTTAGCGGACTTTATTACAATCCAGAGGCTCAAATTACCCATAGAATGTTATCTGATGTATTCGAATTCGATGTCAATAAAAATTCGTGGATTAAAAAAAATAATGTTCCCAATAATAATACCCCAGGTTTAGAGAGTGGCTATATTGCTGCTGCTCCGGCTATCAAATCTGGCGCATCACATATCGTAATTTTTGGTGGTGCGGGTGGGGCACAACAGCATCTTAATGCGAGAGTCGATATTTGGACTAAAATAAAAAATTTAAAAGCTCTCAAGAGCACAGAAGCGCAAATTAATACAGCTATTGATTCATTAACTGCTATTGAAAAAAAATTAGTAAAAAACACGGCCTTCACAAAAACTATTTGGGCATATCATACAATAACCGATACTTGGAGTAAACGAGGCGAAATTCCTGGAGATTCCCAAGTGGTTGCAAATGCCTTAAAATGGGGCGACGATTTTATTATTGCTGGTGGTGAGACAAATCCGGGAGTGAGGACTAATGTGGTAAGTAAAATTTCTCAAAAACCTTACCAAGCGAGTTTTGGTTGGATAAACTATGTCACGCTTATTGTATACCTGCTTTTAATGGTAATGATGGGCTGGTATTTTTCTAGGAAAAATAAAACTACAGACGATTATTTTTTAGGTGGCGGACGTATACCATGGTGGGCAGCAGGGCTTAGTATTTATGCTACCATGCTAAGTGCAATTACCTATCTGGCACACCCTGCTATAGCCTATGCTTTCGACTGGCAAGTTTACTTAGGGTATTTTACCATTTTATTAATTGTGCCTATTGTGGTTTCTTTTTATTTGCCTTTCTTCAGAAAATTAAAAGTTACAACCGCTTACGAGTATCTGGAAAAAAGATTTCACATCTCGGTAAGAATGTTTGGAAGTTTATCGTTTGTGTTATTTCAGTTAGCCAGAATGGGTATTGTAGTTTATCTTCCAGCGCTTGCAATCGCTACTGTTGTTGGAATAGATATTTATTTTGCCATCATTCTTATGGGTATTTTAGCTATTGTATATACCTATATGGGAGGGATGGAAGCTGTAATCTGGACAGATGTGGTACAGGTTATTGTTCTTATGGCCGGTTTAATTGTTGGTTTAATTTTTATTTCTATCGAAATAGGTGATGTAGGCTATATTTTTGAAACCGCTTATAACGACGGTAAAATGCAAATGTTCGATTTTCGATTTAGCTTTACCGAGGTCGTCACTTGGTCTTTATTCCTAGGAACTTTTGCCGCTAATTTTGCGCCTTATACCACAGATCAGGCCGTTGTACAACGCTACATGACAACTTCTAGCGAAAAGGAGGCTCGAAAAAGTATTTGGTTAAATGGTATTATTGCCATACCAGCGGGACTGCTTATTTTTACTATGGGCGCATTTTTATATGTTTACTTTAAAGAAAACCCCGAGTTTTTAACGGTTGGGATGAAAAATGATGGCATATTTCCATTATTTATAACAAATCATCTCCCTCCAGGTATTGCTGGTCTTGTAATTGCTGGAATTTTCTCGGCATCGATGTCTAGTCTGGATAGCAGTATGCACAGTGTGTCTACCGTAGTGACCGTCGATTTTTATAAACGTTTTTATCCGTCGTATAGCGAAGTTAAAGGACTAAAATTAGCCAAATGCATTACGGTGTTTGTTGGCGTTTTAGGTACTCTAATTGCTTGTGTGATGGCTGCATTTCCTGTACAATCTTTATTTTTCTTGTTCCAAGAAATTATCGGTTTATTTGGAAGTTCTATTGCAGGTGTTTTTATTCTTGGTATTTTTATAAAGAAGGCCAATTGGAAGGGTACTTTAATAGGAGCCCTACTAAGTATTTTAGTACTGGCATTTGTGAAGTACAGCACCCCAATTAATTTTTATATTTACCCGTTAATTGCGATACCAGTTTGTGTTATTGGAGGTTATGTGTTTAGTATGTTGTTGCCAGTTAAACAAAACGCAATTGAAAACTTGGTGTATTCTAAAAAGAAATAA
- a CDS encoding DoxX family protein, which translates to MEQLLLLSKIIIAFSVAFVWIFRFHNVIAEFKSFGLSDLTRNFVGASKIALATLLIVSIWYDTLVFIPSILMGLFMLGAQYFHFKAKNPFSKHLPSLILLILCAFLVVNSL; encoded by the coding sequence ATGGAACAACTATTATTACTGTCAAAAATTATTATCGCTTTCTCTGTGGCCTTCGTTTGGATTTTTAGATTTCACAATGTTATAGCTGAGTTTAAATCATTTGGATTAAGCGATTTAACCAGAAATTTTGTAGGCGCAAGTAAAATTGCTTTAGCCACATTACTTATAGTAAGTATCTGGTACGATACTTTAGTTTTTATACCATCTATTCTTATGGGGTTATTTATGTTGGGTGCGCAATATTTTCACTTTAAAGCAAAAAATCCCTTTTCCAAACATTTGCCCTCACTTATTCTTTTAATTTTATGTGCTTTTCTAGTCGTAAACTCTTTATAA
- a CDS encoding TonB-dependent receptor plug domain-containing protein, with the protein MSKKGVISIFLLLFFLNILIVNAQTIQKETQALSTVLKIIETRYNISFSYADANIKHKQTTIPDKGLTLREALNVLKDQTSLDFEILDNRFVVIRTDSNEGLENNIQRLDEIVITNYLTTGITKLNDGTITINPENFGIIPGLIEPDILKTIQSIPGVLSIDETVTNINVRGGTHDQNLLLWEGIKMYQSGHFFGLISAFNPHTTTQVNVSKNGTRAKYGDGISSIVDMRLSNKIDNKFKAGGGLNLINADVFAKIPLTKNTELQISSRRSLTDLVTTPTYNLYKKRIFQDTDLTQANTNVIAKNESFYFYDVTAKFLYDISETDKLRFHFLKVSNKLNFEEQTDLNNTNEILNSKLSQSNSAIGLSYKRDWNPKLSTTTQFYITNYELDATNFDIVNNQRLIQTNEVVDGTIKIDANYKLNDQLNINAGYQFTEVGISNLEDVNNPVFRSFIKDVIQNNSLYAEAAFLSTNAKTNLKLGNRINHFPKFKLILNEPRLTFSQRFLKHFRFELLGEFMSQSTSQVIDLQNDFLGIEKRRWVLSNNNKEVITINNKRIQPVPILKSKQVSLGIHYNKSKLLISTEAYLKNVDGITARSQGFQNQYQFVNSIGSYQAKGIDVLINKQFSHLFSSWFNYSYSRNDYTFPELNMGDPFPNNVDIRHALALSSSYTYKGLKLALGLNWHSGKPTTLPTLDENINDNSISYQAPNSSNLKDYLRADCSATYKFNISETSRAVIGVSIWNILNQKNIINTYYTLDNNNSITPIETRSLGVTPNVSLRINLN; encoded by the coding sequence GTGAGTAAAAAAGGTGTTATTTCTATTTTTTTACTGCTTTTTTTTCTGAATATTTTGATTGTAAATGCTCAAACTATACAGAAAGAAACACAGGCGTTATCTACTGTCCTAAAAATTATTGAAACCCGTTACAACATCAGTTTTTCTTATGCCGATGCGAATATTAAACATAAACAAACCACGATTCCAGATAAAGGTTTAACATTAAGGGAGGCCTTAAACGTTCTTAAAGACCAAACCTCTCTAGACTTCGAAATTTTAGACAACCGCTTTGTGGTTATTAGAACAGACTCTAATGAAGGGCTAGAAAACAACATTCAAAGACTTGACGAAATTGTAATAACAAACTATTTAACCACAGGTATTACAAAATTAAATGATGGTACCATAACCATAAATCCTGAGAATTTTGGCATTATTCCGGGGTTAATCGAACCCGATATTTTAAAAACGATTCAATCCATTCCGGGAGTTTTAAGCATTGATGAAACGGTTACGAATATTAATGTTCGCGGCGGAACACACGACCAAAACCTATTGCTTTGGGAGGGTATAAAAATGTATCAATCTGGTCATTTTTTCGGACTCATATCTGCTTTCAATCCACACACAACAACACAAGTAAATGTATCTAAAAACGGAACCCGAGCAAAATATGGCGATGGGATTTCTAGTATTGTAGACATGCGGCTGTCTAACAAAATTGACAATAAATTTAAAGCTGGAGGCGGCTTAAACCTAATAAATGCAGATGTTTTTGCTAAAATACCATTAACAAAAAACACCGAGTTACAAATATCTTCAAGGCGCTCATTAACAGATTTAGTCACGACCCCAACCTATAATCTCTATAAAAAACGTATTTTTCAAGATACCGATTTAACGCAGGCTAATACAAATGTTATTGCTAAAAATGAATCCTTTTATTTTTATGATGTCACCGCGAAATTCTTATACGATATTAGCGAGACCGACAAACTCAGATTTCACTTTTTAAAGGTCTCTAATAAGTTAAATTTTGAAGAGCAAACCGACCTAAATAACACCAACGAAATATTAAATAGTAAGCTGTCTCAAAGTAATTCTGCTATAGGGTTAAGCTACAAAAGAGATTGGAACCCAAAACTCTCAACCACAACACAGTTCTATATTACTAACTACGAATTAGACGCTACCAATTTCGATATTGTAAACAACCAACGCCTCATTCAAACAAACGAAGTAGTTGATGGTACCATAAAAATAGATGCTAATTATAAACTAAACGACCAACTAAACATAAATGCGGGGTATCAATTTACAGAAGTTGGTATTAGTAATCTTGAAGATGTAAACAATCCGGTTTTTAGAAGCTTTATAAAAGACGTTATTCAAAACAATTCGCTTTACGCGGAAGCTGCTTTTTTATCAACTAATGCAAAAACCAATTTAAAGTTGGGAAATAGAATAAACCACTTCCCGAAATTTAAATTAATACTAAACGAACCGCGATTAACTTTTAGCCAACGATTTTTAAAGCATTTTAGATTTGAATTGTTAGGCGAGTTTATGAGCCAATCGACCTCTCAAGTTATCGATTTACAAAACGATTTTTTAGGGATTGAAAAACGTCGTTGGGTTTTATCTAATAACAACAAAGAAGTTATTACGATAAACAATAAAAGGATTCAGCCGGTACCCATATTGAAAAGTAAACAAGTATCATTAGGCATACATTACAACAAAAGCAAGCTATTAATTAGTACCGAAGCCTACCTTAAAAATGTAGATGGTATAACCGCCAGAAGTCAAGGGTTTCAAAACCAGTATCAATTTGTAAACAGTATTGGAAGCTATCAAGCAAAAGGTATAGATGTTTTAATTAACAAACAATTTAGCCATCTTTTTAGCTCTTGGTTCAATTATTCTTATAGTAGAAACGACTATACCTTCCCTGAATTAAATATGGGCGATCCTTTTCCTAACAACGTAGATATCCGTCATGCCTTAGCGCTATCCAGTTCTTACACCTATAAAGGGCTTAAATTAGCTTTGGGTTTAAATTGGCACTCTGGAAAACCAACAACATTACCTACCTTAGATGAAAATATAAATGATAACAGCATTAGTTATCAAGCACCAAATAGCAGTAATTTAAAAGATTATTTACGTGCAGATTGTTCGGCAACTTACAAATTTAATATTTCTGAAACATCGCGAGCAGTAATAGGGGTTTCTATTTGGAATATTCTTAATCAAAAAAATATAATCAATACCTATTACACTTTAGATAACAATAACTCTATAACCCCCATTGAAACCCGATCTTTGGGAGTTACGCCCAATGTTAGCCTGCGTATTAATTTAAATTAA
- a CDS encoding FecR family protein, with translation MEKEKLISKWLDHDLNHQDLEAFKKLEDYDDLIKLNKSLQAFKNKDFNTAIEFDQVLTKLKNTKKRSTHWLKPLMRIAAILAVFLGVYFYTTTLDTTISTQSAQKTVIELPDASHVTLNAKSQLSFNKKKWKNERKVKLNGEAFFKVATGATFSVITEIGTVAVYGTQFNVKQRDQYFEVVCYEGLVGVSYQEKETKLQAGDRFLVMDGNIIHEELDSRFEPAWINNESQFKSLPFKEVLAEFERQYNVTFNVKDIDTNQLFTGSFTHDNLDLALKSIALPLKLTYSKTQKTITLKRE, from the coding sequence ATGGAGAAAGAAAAGTTAATATCGAAATGGCTGGATCACGATTTAAACCATCAGGATCTCGAAGCGTTTAAAAAGCTTGAAGATTACGACGATTTAATCAAGCTAAACAAAAGTTTACAGGCGTTTAAAAACAAAGACTTTAATACCGCTATCGAATTCGATCAAGTTTTAACAAAACTAAAAAACACGAAAAAACGATCTACGCATTGGTTAAAACCACTAATGCGCATTGCTGCAATATTGGCAGTTTTTTTAGGTGTTTACTTCTATACAACAACTTTAGACACCACTATCTCTACACAATCTGCACAAAAAACAGTTATTGAATTGCCCGATGCGTCACATGTTACTTTAAATGCCAAATCGCAACTTAGTTTTAATAAAAAGAAATGGAAAAACGAGCGTAAAGTTAAACTTAATGGCGAAGCCTTTTTTAAAGTGGCTACTGGAGCAACTTTTAGCGTAATTACAGAAATAGGAACAGTGGCGGTTTATGGTACTCAATTTAACGTAAAACAAAGAGATCAATATTTTGAAGTTGTTTGTTACGAAGGCTTAGTTGGTGTAAGCTACCAAGAAAAAGAAACAAAATTACAGGCTGGAGACCGTTTTTTAGTTATGGACGGAAACATAATTCATGAAGAATTAGACAGCCGTTTCGAACCCGCTTGGATTAACAACGAAAGCCAATTTAAAAGCCTTCCTTTTAAAGAAGTTCTCGCCGAGTTTGAAAGGCAATACAATGTCACTTTTAACGTTAAAGATATTGATACAAACCAACTATTTACAGGTAGTTTTACTCACGACAATTTAGACTTAGCTTTAAAATCTATCGCGTTACCTCTAAAATTAACCTACAGTAAAACGCAAAAAACTATAACCTTAAAACGTGAGTAA